One window from the genome of Petrotoga sp. 9PW.55.5.1 encodes:
- a CDS encoding metalloregulator ArsR/SmtB family transcription factor, producing MEELFKSLGDENRLRILNLLMEQKLCVCELEVLLEMTQSNVSRHLSKLKTNGVISSSKDAQWVYYKINPEFKKENGLLYEYLKEKFQENTLYISDIERYKKYKKHNMNCRLIKNDKKNVLKILAQEVQNGEE from the coding sequence ATGGAGGAACTTTTTAAGTCTCTTGGAGATGAAAATAGACTAAGAATTTTAAATTTATTGATGGAGCAGAAACTTTGTGTTTGTGAATTGGAAGTACTTCTTGAAATGACTCAATCTAATGTTTCTAGGCATTTAAGTAAGCTTAAAACCAATGGGGTTATTTCTTCTTCAAAAGATGCTCAATGGGTGTATTATAAGATAAACCCTGAATTTAAAAAAGAGAACGGTTTACTTTATGAGTATTTAAAAGAAAAATTTCAAGAAAATACTTTATATATTTCAGATATTGAGAGATACAAAAAGTACAAAAAACATAATATGAATTGTCGCTTGATTAAGAATGATAAAAAGAATGTACTAAAAATTCTGGCTCAGGAGGTACAAAATGGCGAAGAATAA
- a CDS encoding type II toxin-antitoxin system HicA family toxin — MSKKKLFHMSKVPRNISGIELAKLLVKYGYEIQREKGSHLRLNSNYMGYSHKITIPDHKFLKIGTLNNILNNIADYLKVTKEQLIKELFT; from the coding sequence TTGTCAAAGAAGAAACTATTCCATATGTCTAAAGTTCCAAGAAACATTTCAGGGATAGAATTAGCAAAGCTGTTGGTAAAGTACGGTTACGAGATTCAAAGAGAAAAGGGTAGCCATTTAAGATTAAACTCTAATTACATGGGTTATTCTCATAAAATAACCATTCCTGATCACAAATTTCTTAAGATAGGAACCTTAAATAATATCTTAAATAACATAGCTGATTATTTAAAGGTTACAAAAGAGCAATTAATAAAAGAACTTTTTACTTAA
- a CDS encoding 2-oxoisovalerate dehydrogenase encodes MNILKIKEIIFLVEEDPEGGYNAKALGESIFTEADSLEELKENIKNAIKCYFDREEDIPNIIRLHIVKEETIPYV; translated from the coding sequence ATGAATATATTGAAAATCAAAGAAATAATATTCTTGGTTGAAGAGGATCCTGAAGGTGGTTACAATGCAAAAGCTTTGGGAGAATCGATTTTTACAGAAGCTGATTCTTTGGAAGAACTTAAAGAAAACATCAAAAACGCTATTAAATGCTACTTTGATAGAGAAGAAGATATCCCAAATATTATAAGACTTCATATTGTCAAAGAAGAAACTATTCCATATGTCTAA